The genomic window ACAAGATACATTGGTGGTAAGTAACAAACATGTGGAGACATAATATCTAAAAAGTAAGaactaaaattctaaaatgaaCTATTGAAAGTGACCAATGAAAACATTACCTTGCTGAAATACCCAGCTAGCATTACACTGTGGGAACGGTTGGGTTCcaaaaaggagaaaagtaGGTTCATTAGCTGCAACAAGAAGTATGAACCATTAAGTGAGACCAGAGTAAAAGACACATCTAACTCAAAATAACAAGGTTCTGCATTCATCATaataaaggaagaagaaaactaggACAATACCTCCTCCTCGTCCACTAAAGTCTTGAGAATTACATCAATTTCACAGGTCAAGACTTCAGAGGAGATGAAAGGAAACCTAATAGAAAAATATGCTTTAAAGTTCATGAAAGTTCCCagaaatattccaaaaaatcAGGTCAACTGTACGTCTGGATAAAGCTAATCAGCAAAAGAAAGGAGGCACATACTTGAAAGCGCGCTTGCTGTCTGCATCTTCAGGAGATTCTTCAACAATAAAACGTAATAACTGTTCCACTTGGGCTCTTTCTCTCAGACTGCAAATGagcatataaaataaaagcataaaaGGCCAACATTGCAATCCTTGCTACTACTATGAGAAACTAAAACTTGCATAGCATAACAGGGTCATCCtgcaaagaaaacatgaatctAACTACTTTTCGTGCAATATCTGCTGGATTGCATATCCTCTTCAATCTTTTTAAGGAATGGTTAATATAGAGAGAAGACACATGTCATAGTACAAACTAAAAAGCATACCAAATCTACACATAAACTACAACAAGGTTAAAAAAAGAGGACGCCTAAAATGAATTACAAATTTATGAGCCGGCTGTTCAAAGCTCTGCATTCTTGGATTATGTCTTCCTCATCCAAAAGTTCTTCCAAAGTGAAATCTTCCTTGTCTAATATGGATTCAACCTGTCAATCGCAAGTAAAAGATAAGGAACTACATCATTCCTATttagtttctctcttctctaaaCTACACATTACCAGCTTCCAAGAACAATTTCcatcaaaacatcaattacAAATGAAGTTTATAAGAGATGATTACAAATTCTAGCTCCCGCCACTATATTGAACAATGAAACCACACGAACCAAACATCACCATGACTATGAAACTATTGGAAGACAAAAATCAATGATACACAATAACAGTGGcgtgaagaaaacaacaaattcgAAGCAGTAAATAACATCCGAAATCAAATTCAGTATCAGTATCGAAACAATTAACCTCCACACAATTAATTTACAGGCGAAATCAATCAGTTCAATAACAAACGAAATCTAAAACATTTCAGAAATCTTCACTTTGCGTAAGAACAAAGCAGATTCAGAAAGAAACAATCGATTCAGAATAAAACGATACTAAGTACGAATTCATGAGTAGAGAAGACTTTGTATACTCACCGGTGAAGCAGCAGAGAGAGCAGTCAACTTCCAAAACATggtgaggatgatgatgaagaagaagaagaagaagaagaagacgagctAATTAGATCTCTTATCAGAGCGAAACTCAATCACTAAATCTTAGAGCACTCGTCAAAAAAACTCgcctggaaaaaaaaaaaaaaaccctaatttgatgctggtggtgaagaagaagaggcacGAAATGAGAAATCACATAATGTTAGAAagcatccaaaaaaaaaaaaaaaaaaaaaaactaatctcagcaaataaatatatttaaaataaaactatatgaaagaaatattatttgttttagagTATGATGCTTGTGACTACTAGTTGCACGATTGGTTCGTATTTGAGAGAGATACGAGTGATTAGAAGCTTGGTTTAGTTTGGATTAGTGTAAACCGATTTTGAGGTTCTAATGATGTAGtatattttcttggtttaaaGTACTCGCtcctatttcttttttatcaaaaagttCTATATTGCTAACAAGTGTAACATCTTTTATAATCCCTTCAAATTGAAGCAGCCAAACGTGGTTGGGCTTACATATGatctttaataattatatatagactacaacataagataaataattttaacattACAATTACAAATGTGTCGaaacgaaaaataaaatcttcttTTAGCTTTGATCGATCAATTAGGTAAGTTTGTCCCTCACTCCCTCTTATCATACTTACGAGCCCAAATGTTCTTTCCGTAAATCATAAGCTCTTTTTTCTGCTCGTCATCGAGTACGCGGTCCACGGTAGTAACCGAGTCCAAGACAAGCCTCGCAAATAGTGATTGTTGCTCGCAGCTCCTATTTGCGTTTGCATTGAAAGATCTTTTGTTGTCATGTTGCATGTAAACTCCCTCAACACAATTTTCTCCATACTCCTTGGTAAAGAGCTCAATTATCTCAGCATGAGTCACTGGATAACCACgagaaaatgttaaaaacaagGTCCGATCGTTCTCAGTGGCGATGCAATTAGCGTTCCAGCCCCATAGACCATTTGGGATGAAAAataagttgttgttcttgttggaGAAATTATCCCTATCAACTTCATTAGGCATCACATTGATGCTTCCAAAAATCGGATGAGGGAACCCGGGGATTTGAAGAGGTTGGCGAAGTCTTGCGTCAAAGGAAGACATTGAAGAAGGTGGAAGAACTCGTAGAAGGATGTCGGTGAAGATTCTGGTACAAACAGTGGTTAAGAAGTTTTTGATTCCTGTGATAGCACTATATCGATTTTTGTAGATCATTTGGAGTGATATATTCtttttcagatattttgtGGTGAGAGGGATTCGGCCAATTGGGGGATTGTTTAAAGAAAGGCACTGAAAGCATGAGACAGCTTCGTAAGCAAGACCGGCAATGAGTGGATCTGTGAGAGTGAGGATGATTgagaaaatgttttcaaagCCAAAGTCCTCGAGCCAAAGCCATGTGGCCATGACAAGAAGTGACTCAGCTGGAGGCCTTGAGAATTTGAGGACCAATTTAGAGAATATCTCTCTGTCTTGAGCATGGAAAACATGTAGTTCTTGTGCGTTGAGAAGAGACATAATCGAATTTGACTGTAGAAAGTTTGGTGAATGTGAAAGAAATCTAGAAGTTGTTGGAATGCATTTTATTATCTAATCGCCTCGTTTTATACACCTAAAAGCCCGTGTTTTTAGGGGTTTTTGcaaaaagaacataaaaaaagaCCCTCCAACTTGTCATTTTTCGCATCTTAACCCTTATCTCCAAAATGTGCAGGTCAATCCCTTTAAGTTAAAAGTAATACGCAATATAACTCGTTCGTTAATAAATACaagaatttgattgtttttatctAAGCACAAACTAGATATTTTATGATTACTTATAAGTAACAGTTAGTTATGAACATCTTTTTAAGTTAGTTTTGTTCACTTACATGTAATGTGGACTATTACATATTCAACTCagaactaaaacaaaattcttttcATGTGATGTGaactattatatatacaactcataactaaacaaatttgaggacaaaaaatattattttctacttTAGTTATTAGCATTGAGTTTTAAGGActaaaccataaataaaataaaatttaatatatatatatatatatatcattcttactaaaatcttatataccatacaccaaaaaaaattcttaattaagGTGGTCAATAAGATTTTGTCATGCCTATATACATTGTATGCAATGATAAGATTTTGTCATGCCTCTAAAGAAAATTGTCCTTTCTcattccattttctttctttataattgattatgaaaaataggaaaatggtaaatatatatttgactaattttgaaaaaaaagaaataaccaaatttagaTAAGTAATTAATCTGGTAatataagatattttctttatatcttctataTTACCCTTTTGGTATATTTCTTACTATGtgtattattctttttttttttttatcaaactatGTGTATTCTTGAAATTGATGAAAATCTTGTcttaaatttctcaaaaatacaatatttaccaatttttgttttctatccCCGTTTAGTATAGTTTGATGTTCATGGTGCGCTAAGTTgcaataaaatatgaaaatcatGCTATCTTGAATCTTGTCATTGATACATCGTTGGCTCTATATGCTTAGAGTATATACATCGTTAAGCTCTAATGTAAAAGGCAAAGATAAgctatgaaaaatatatagctTGTTAGTATTGTGGTATATAGAAgtttatttcaaataaaatagcggatatatatgtattatgaCAATTATATGAGAATGTATGAAGCTGATCAAGAAGATGTAGTAGTTAAACTAAACGAAACTAATGTTGATGAAACAGAAAAACCGAAAATGTCTACTAATGTTGGTGATCAAAGTCTTTGAAGAATTGATATACTCGTATTTTTTAATcggttattttttgttttataagaTCGATgtgtttacatatttttagGTCGTCGTATAATGAGTTAcgttcattttttattttttttgaataccaGAAGGTTCTGGGCCGAATCCCATAATCCCCCAAACCCGAAACCACAgtatgtaatattagtttcgtccTAAGCGTCACTCGAACCGACGACCTCTAGACGAACGCCTAGAATCTTTACTAATTGAGCTAACGATACTTAGTGTTACGTTACGTTCATTTTTACTGGTTCCAAATATGGAAACATTCTTTATCGACAAAGACTTGTACGTAATTGTgtaaaaattttatattggTCATTGTAATATTCATTTTTGGAGTTTAGATGTCACAGTTAGATTGATCAatgaaagtttcaaaatttggacTTTCGGTCTAAAAGATCAATACAGCCGGAGAAATTCTCAAATCTCTCaatcatatatttcaattttcactaaaatttgtatttgGGCTATATTGTAAGTTGGGTTGGGCTTTTATAAGTGTAAACATTTTCACCTTTTCCTAATAGGTTTTCTTACAGACGTGAGAGCTCGCTCACTCATCTTCCAACAGGCCACATACATTAGAGATTTTGCGGTTTCTTTAACAACAACTTGGACGCTATATGAACAGACGTACTAATGGTGggaaaataaccaaaatcaatTCGGACTATTTTCTGGTGATTTTTTAATACCCAAACTACGATACTCGGAAAATATCAATGTAAACtcactaaaaatttaaatttccaACCTAACCTATATGAAAATAGCCAAAATCAACATATGTCAAAACGGTGTTAGTTAATCACTTAACGGCGATGAATCAGCCGACATCGTGGCAATGACAAGGCATCGTAGTTGAGTAATACGACTTTGTTTCGTGAGTTTAGGGTTCTTGAATCAAAGAATCGATAAAGTAATCGCCAATGAATCTTCGATTCGAGAACCCTAAGCTCACGAAACGACATTGTTTTACTGAACTTCGATGCCCCGTCATTGCCACAGTATTGGCTGACTCATCGTCTTAAGCGGTCAACTAACATCGTTTCAGCATATGTTGACTTTGGCTATTTAAATATAGTGTAGAttgagaatttgaatttttaatgaGTTTAGGTTGATATATACTCAATATTATAGTTTAGGTATGAAAAAATCGCCAACAAATAATCTAGGTTGATTTTGACCATTTTCCCTACTAATAGTGATATATTCTTTTGcaaaaatcttacaaaaacatttctgaaaaagtaaaatgatcGTAACGTCGATTAGCTTAAGTTAACGATGTTAGTATTGATTCGAAAATATTATATGGTAAAAACCTTCgaaatgtgattttttcttttatggaTAACTGAGAGAATCTCAAACCAAACTTCAGCCTATGTGGAATCCAATCATTGTACAAAATATTAGCCCATTAGCCTATGTGGTGAGTTTTCATGAAGAtagattcatatataaattcGTCtagtgagaagaagagaagtatTTTCTCCATCTTATATGAAATTATTCTAAGAATCCATTTGTGTTTTCAGTGATAAGGTAAATCTCTTTaatcttttacattttttgcaCAATAACTTTTTTATGAGCTATTcaatttctaattaattttatctattttagtAAACTTTCGGATTCTCCCACTCTAACAGCAGTAGAGAACTTTTGCTTGTATTTTTTGTATAGTTACTTCAAAGATTTGAACATTTAGGGACAAAGTCTAGGCCCTCTTAAAAGGCTTAAAGCCTCAAGGATTCAGTTTTCTTTATGCTTTTGAGACTCtttggttatatataattttgaagaaccaaaagaaCTTGAGTTCTTGAACTAGTTGGTCTTGAGTTCGAATCCTTGGATGGCcataaagtttatttatttatttaataaatatgtttgttaATGGGCTTAATTTGCTTTAGATAACAAAACACTTTGAGCGGTCCTGCATAATGGAagtgaaaacaataaaatagaCGACAATCAActtcatgttttatttgtaattaattttttccaACTTGTATTTTTCACTTAATATTATAGCAAGACCATGTATAAAGTTCTAATGATTTATAAGATCAGattattaaaatgaaatttgtattaataatATGCAAATTTCCTAACGGACGAATTTCAAAACTAGTCATAATTGGATGTTAAAATTCGGTTC from Arabidopsis thaliana chromosome 3, partial sequence includes these protein-coding regions:
- a CDS encoding uncharacterized protein (unknown protein; BEST Arabidopsis thaliana protein match is: unknown protein (TAIR:AT1G64870.1); Has 95 Blast hits to 91 proteins in 10 species: Archae - 0; Bacteria - 0; Metazoa - 0; Fungi - 0; Plants - 95; Viruses - 0; Other Eukaryotes - 0 (source: NCBI BLink).), whose amino-acid sequence is MSLLNAQELHVFHAQDREIFSKLVLKFSRPPAESLLVMATWLWLEDFGFENIFSIILTLTDPLIAGLAYEAVSCFQCLSLNNPPIGRIPLTTKYLKKNISLQMIYKNRYSAITGIKNFLTTVCTRIFTDILLRVLPPSSMSSFDARLRQPLQIPGFPHPIFGSINVMPNEVDRDNFSNKNNNLFFIPNGLWGWNANCIATENDRTLFLTFSRGYPVTHAEIIELFTKEYGENCVEGVYMQHDNKRSFNANANRSCEQQSLFARLVLDSVTTVDRVLDDEQKKELMIYGKNIWARKYDKRE